The Dehalococcoidia bacterium DNA window GGCCGAGGAGCAGACTAACGTCCGTGCTCAGCGAAGAAGGCCCAGATTGCCGTGGTGGCGTCCAGGACAGGACTCGGTGTGCCGCCCGGCCCGGCGGTCCTCGGATCGCCGCCCGGCCAGGCGTGCGAGGCCCCGGCGATGACCTTCTGCTCCGTATGTCCGCCTTCGCGGCAATTCTTCCAGGTGGTGGTCGTGATGGCCCCCTCCCGGCGCACTTCCGGCGTTGCGGAGCACCCGTTCGCGCGACGTAGCGACTCCATGGAGGCGGCGAGCGAGTTGAACGGCACGCCCGCGATGGAGTTCGGGCCGGCCCCGCCCTCGAGGGGATGGTTCAGGTCCGCGTCGCCGTGGATTGCCAACACTGCGACGGGCCGGGACGGGGAACAGGAGTCGACTTCGAGGGAGGCGGCGACCGGCGCTACAGCCGCAACCCTGTCGGCGAGCTCGCAGGCGAGGCGAAAAGCCATTATGCCCCCGTTCGAGTGTCCGGTCGCGAAGACGCGGTTGGGGTCGATCCTGTATCGCGCCGAGAGGTGGTCGATGAGGGCTGCGATGAAGGCGACGTCGTCGACACTCTGGCGCGCGGCCTGCCCGCAGCAGGCGCCTCCATTCCACGTGCGGCCGACACCTGCGGGGTAGACGACGATGAAGGCGTGCGCTTCGGCAGCGGCATCGAAGCTGGAGTTTGCGGCAAACTGGGCCGGCGTACCGAGCCCGCCGTGCAGCGCGACGACAAGGGGGGCGGGCCGTCGCGGGTCGAGGGACGCCGGCACGTAGAGGCGGTACGTGCGTTGCCTGCCACCCGACGCAATGGAGCCCTCGCTCAGGCCTGGCGGCCCGGCGGCCTGGCCGATGGGCGAGGCGCCCTCCTTGTCGCGACAGGCGCCGAGCAAGACCGCGCAGGAGGCCAGGAGGGCGAAGACCGCCAGCGCGGGAGGGAAGTGCCAGGCGCGACTCATCGAGTCAGTATTCGGCCACTGAGATTAGGACGCCATGAGACTTCCATTAAGGAGCCATGGGATTAGCCCGCGCCGGCTCGACCGCGGACGGCCCCGCGCCACGAGGCCGCGAAGGTCGGCCCGCTCGCGCCTGCGGCTCGGGGCATTTGGATGCGCTGGCTGGCTGCTCCGAAGACGCCGCGTCACCCGTCTCCAGCGGCGATAGCGTCGATCTTCGCCGCCATGATGAAGTCGTTTTCCGAAAGGCCGCCGATGGCGTGCGTGGTGAGGTCGATGCGCACGCGGTCATAGGAGATGTAGATATCAGGGTGGTGGCCCTCTTCTTCGGCCGCGGCCGCGACCTGGTTCACGAAGTCCATGGCCCTCCTGAAGTCCGCGAAGCGGAAGCGCCGCCGCAGCGACTTGCCCTCACGCAGCTCCCAGCCCGGGACCTGCGGCAGGTAGAGGGCGGCTTCGGCTTCAGTCAGGGGCGGCGTGCCCTTCTCGCAGGCCACGCAATGTCGGCCTACGAGGCCGGCGCCCGCGGCGGAGCCCGCTTCAGACATCGATCTCCTCGGCGAAGGCGATGATGTAGCCGTTGCAGTCTTCCAGCTTGAACTCGCGCATGCCGTAGTCGTGGGAGGCGGGCGAGGTGCGCAGCTGGGCCCCTCGCGCCTTCAGCTCCTCGAAGAGGTCGTCGACGTCCTTGACGACGATATACGCGTCGACGCCGCTGCCTGGCCCGGCGCGCAGGACGCTGTTCCGCCGCCCCGGTGGCTCCGAGCGGGTGAAGTTGAAGACGGCGTTACCGCGG harbors:
- a CDS encoding PHB depolymerase family esterase — translated: MSRAWHFPPALAVFALLASCAVLLGACRDKEGASPIGQAAGPPGLSEGSIASGGRQRTYRLYVPASLDPRRPAPLVVALHGGLGTPAQFAANSSFDAAAEAHAFIVVYPAGVGRTWNGGACCGQAARQSVDDVAFIAALIDHLSARYRIDPNRVFATGHSNGGIMAFRLACELADRVAAVAPVAASLEVDSCSPSRPVAVLAIHGDADLNHPLEGGAGPNSIAGVPFNSLAASMESLRRANGCSATPEVRREGAITTTTWKNCREGGHTEQKVIAGASHAWPGGDPRTAGPGGTPSPVLDATTAIWAFFAEHGR
- a CDS encoding 4a-hydroxytetrahydrobiopterin dehydratase, whose translation is MSEAGSAAGAGLVGRHCVACEKGTPPLTEAEAALYLPQVPGWELREGKSLRRRFRFADFRRAMDFVNQVAAAAEEEGHHPDIYISYDRVRIDLTTHAIGGLSENDFIMAAKIDAIAAGDG
- a CDS encoding VOC family protein, whose protein sequence is MSESGQSGREDFEHKFFFGVVPVFLVDDVIPTVEYYRDVLGFEADYVYGDPPHYGSVSRGNAVFNFTRSEPPGRRNSVLRAGPGSGVDAYIVVKDVDDLFEELKARGAQLRTSPASHDYGMREFKLEDCNGYIIAFAEEIDV